A region from the Thauera humireducens genome encodes:
- a CDS encoding site-specific recombinase, giving the protein MESTLQRFAHAGEDPVALWTALVGRLRPPRASQIDKASENLRTLTHILARRTDLLADVRASFLRLFAERKQVSLYVSSGLLPSTGFFSETSSRISRRLLPDVLDTSYLRDMVSAVFHRADDEIWVNGIADEVWLDFLATLVGEETPMAEIDAGPLPPALAEILEALRVLSYHVSAIGLDPELVRIDPNLEEYESPFLAQNAELLTYLEHYSAWWTTLGALVTDDAHLTVMLAQCDEVLQRVRKRATKIGTSLTLTFKLERLRQHLDRIDELVSMLQELRERRMLQDVAPRAVRLFKTLVRAECRKNHLTDYWGKNVEILSLRMTESASKTGEKYITSTRSEYFGILGSAMLGGLIIACMAGMKVVLGKQGLAPLNEMLAFCLNYGLGFVLIHVLGGTVATKQPAMTANAIAASIGEARGHTRDLEALADLIARTVRSQLAAILGNIGVAIPVAILIGLAIQSATGAHFVTPEKAHDLLGEVDPRSGALFFAAVAGVCLFLSGLIAGYYDNLSAYNRIPERLLQLRWPRRLLGEARMLRVASYVENNLGALAGNFFFGFLLGGATALGVLFGLPLDIRHIAFSSAYVGYAATALDFSLPWQAATLALGGVLLIGLVNLAVSFSLTLSVAMRARRISFAQGQNLGRLLLQRLLRRPQDFLLPPLRNPAPATSPAEASKEAPLTETRAALTASPKSALGTAPGTTPPIGEPPPNG; this is encoded by the coding sequence ATGGAAAGTACGCTTCAGCGCTTTGCGCATGCAGGCGAGGATCCGGTCGCCCTGTGGACCGCCCTCGTCGGCCGTCTGCGCCCCCCGCGCGCCAGCCAGATCGACAAGGCCAGCGAGAACCTGCGCACGCTCACGCACATCCTCGCACGCCGGACCGACCTGCTCGCCGACGTGCGCGCCTCCTTTCTCCGCCTGTTCGCCGAACGCAAACAGGTGTCGCTCTACGTTTCCTCGGGGCTCCTGCCCTCGACCGGCTTCTTCTCCGAAACCTCCAGCCGTATCTCGCGCCGCCTGCTGCCCGACGTACTCGACACCAGCTATCTGCGCGACATGGTGTCGGCGGTCTTTCACCGTGCGGACGATGAGATCTGGGTCAATGGCATCGCCGACGAGGTATGGCTCGACTTCCTCGCCACGCTGGTCGGCGAGGAAACGCCGATGGCCGAGATCGACGCCGGCCCCCTCCCCCCCGCCCTGGCGGAAATCCTCGAAGCCCTGCGGGTGCTGTCGTACCACGTCTCGGCGATCGGACTGGATCCCGAGCTGGTTCGCATCGACCCCAACCTCGAGGAATACGAGTCGCCCTTCCTCGCGCAGAACGCCGAACTCCTGACCTATCTCGAGCACTACAGCGCCTGGTGGACCACGCTCGGCGCGCTGGTGACCGACGACGCCCATCTCACGGTGATGCTCGCCCAGTGCGACGAGGTGCTGCAGCGGGTGCGCAAGCGCGCAACCAAGATCGGCACCAGCCTCACGCTCACCTTCAAGCTCGAGCGCCTGCGCCAGCATCTGGACCGCATCGACGAACTGGTGTCGATGCTGCAGGAGCTGCGCGAGCGCAGGATGTTGCAGGATGTGGCACCGCGCGCCGTGCGGCTGTTCAAGACCCTGGTGCGTGCGGAATGCCGCAAGAACCACCTGACCGACTACTGGGGCAAGAACGTCGAGATCCTGTCGCTGCGCATGACGGAAAGCGCGAGCAAGACCGGCGAGAAGTACATCACCAGCACGCGCAGCGAATACTTCGGCATTCTCGGCTCGGCCATGCTGGGCGGACTCATCATCGCCTGCATGGCGGGGATGAAGGTCGTGCTCGGCAAGCAAGGCCTGGCGCCGCTGAACGAGATGCTCGCTTTCTGCCTCAACTATGGCCTCGGTTTCGTGCTGATCCACGTCCTGGGCGGCACGGTCGCAACCAAACAGCCCGCCATGACGGCCAACGCGATCGCCGCCTCGATCGGGGAGGCGCGCGGCCATACCCGCGACCTCGAAGCCCTGGCCGATCTCATCGCCCGCACGGTGCGCAGCCAGCTTGCGGCCATCCTCGGCAACATCGGCGTCGCGATCCCCGTGGCCATCCTGATCGGGCTGGCGATCCAGAGCGCCACCGGCGCCCATTTCGTCACGCCCGAGAAGGCGCATGACCTGCTCGGCGAGGTCGATCCGCGCAGCGGCGCGCTGTTCTTCGCCGCGGTGGCGGGCGTGTGCCTGTTCCTGTCGGGGCTGATCGCGGGCTACTACGACAACCTGTCGGCCTACAACCGCATCCCCGAGCGGCTGCTGCAGCTGCGCTGGCCACGCCGCCTGCTTGGCGAAGCACGCATGCTGCGCGTCGCAAGCTACGTCGAGAACAACCTCGGCGCGCTCGCCGGCAACTTCTTCTTCGGCTTCCTGCTCGGCGGTGCCACTGCGCTGGGCGTGCTGTTCGGCCTGCCGCTGGACATCCGCCACATCGCCTTCTCGTCCGCCTACGTGGGCTACGCGGCCACGGCACTCGACTTCTCGCTGCCGTGGCAGGCTGCGACGCTCGCCCTCGGGGGGGTGCTGCTGATCGGTCTGGTGAACCTCGCGGTCAGCTTCTCGCTGACGCTGTCGGTGGCGATGCGCGCGCGCCGCATCAGTTTCGCCCAAGGGCAGAACCTCGGCCGGCTGCTGCTGCAGCGCCTGCTGCGCCGGCCGCAGGACTTCCTGCTGCCACCGCTGCGCAACCCGGCGCCCGCGACAAGCCCCGCCGAGGCCAGCAAGGAAGCGCCCCTCACGGAAACGCGCGCCGCACTGACGGCCAGCCCCAAATCCGCCCTCGGCACTGCACCGGGCACCACCCCGCCTATTGGTGAGCCGCCGCCGAACGGCTAG
- a CDS encoding S1 family peptidase produces the protein MNDTTPRGGLRTVRRRLLLAACAAAATAMVPGPALADLVGVLPRIKPSIVAVGTYQRTRSPAFQFRGTGFVVGDGRLIVTNAHVLPDTVATDKMEALVIAVPGEDESAMARPVARIAADRERDLAVLRLEGGPPLPALALARDERVQEGQEIAFTGFPIGAVLGLTPVTHRGLISAITPIGIPQGKARDLNPALVRRLANDVFRVYQLDATAYPGNSGSPMFDPRTGEVIGVLNMVFVKSTKENVLSDPSGISYAIPVEYVNRLLAGVR, from the coding sequence ATGAACGATACGACGCCCCGCGGGGGGCTCCGGACGGTTCGCCGTCGCCTGTTGCTTGCAGCCTGTGCGGCGGCTGCGACCGCCATGGTGCCGGGCCCGGCCCTGGCCGATCTGGTCGGCGTCCTTCCTCGCATCAAGCCGTCCATCGTGGCGGTCGGTACCTACCAGCGCACGCGCAGCCCCGCATTCCAGTTTCGCGGGACCGGATTCGTCGTTGGCGATGGTCGCCTGATCGTCACCAACGCGCATGTGCTGCCGGACACCGTGGCGACAGACAAGATGGAAGCGCTCGTGATCGCCGTGCCGGGGGAGGACGAAAGTGCCATGGCGCGTCCGGTCGCGCGTATTGCCGCTGACCGCGAACGCGATCTGGCCGTGCTGAGGCTCGAGGGCGGTCCTCCGCTACCGGCGCTGGCGCTGGCGCGGGACGAGCGCGTGCAGGAGGGGCAGGAGATCGCGTTCACCGGTTTCCCGATCGGTGCCGTGCTCGGACTGACGCCGGTCACGCACCGCGGGCTCATTTCGGCGATCACGCCGATCGGCATCCCCCAGGGCAAGGCGCGCGATCTGAACCCCGCCCTGGTTCGCCGTCTCGCCAACGACGTGTTCCGCGTCTACCAGCTCGATGCGACCGCCTATCCCGGAAACAGCGGGAGCCCGATGTTCGACCCGCGCACCGGCGAGGTGATCGGCGTGCTGAACATGGTCTTCGTCAAATCGACCAAGGAAAACGTCCTGTCGGATCCATCAGGGATCAGCTACGCGATTCCGGTGGAGTACGTGAACAGGCTGCTGGCGGGAGTGCGCTGA
- a CDS encoding lytic transglycosylase domain-containing protein, with amino-acid sequence MARRQSPLRRRSGALPRKLRTAVSLAAIALSLMPASARSDDRDRVAQAFAEQARYLAREALGYEHGEGVPRDQPYAARLYCESARLGDAEGMYALGWIYANGRGVERNDAYANTLFAMAAFLGNAHAARIQRYMGDYTGAVPACLHTPSEILQQRWPVDGLIARLPAERQAVARLLAELAPKYGVEPALALAIGLTESALNPNALSPKNAMGVMQLIPETAERFNVTRPYDPEQNIRGGLTYLRWLLAYFEGEVALVAAGYNAGEGAVDRFRGVPPYRETRAYVDRILRHVGQDRHPYDRSVVAPSPMLRTLRLASQEDHET; translated from the coding sequence ATGGCACGGCGACAGTCTCCGCTTCGACGCAGGTCCGGTGCGCTACCGCGCAAGCTGCGCACGGCGGTGTCGCTGGCTGCCATCGCCTTGTCGCTGATGCCGGCGTCTGCGCGGTCTGACGACCGCGATCGGGTTGCCCAGGCGTTTGCCGAGCAGGCCCGCTACCTCGCACGCGAAGCCCTCGGCTACGAACATGGCGAGGGTGTGCCGCGTGACCAGCCCTATGCCGCGCGGCTGTATTGCGAGTCGGCTCGTCTCGGCGATGCGGAGGGCATGTACGCACTGGGCTGGATCTATGCCAACGGGCGCGGTGTGGAGCGCAACGATGCTTACGCCAACACGCTCTTTGCCATGGCGGCCTTTCTCGGCAACGCGCATGCCGCGCGCATCCAGCGTTACATGGGCGACTACACCGGTGCGGTGCCGGCATGCCTGCACACGCCGTCCGAGATCCTGCAACAGCGCTGGCCGGTCGACGGCCTGATTGCGCGACTGCCGGCCGAGCGTCAGGCTGTAGCCCGGCTGCTTGCGGAGCTCGCGCCGAAGTACGGTGTGGAGCCCGCGCTCGCGCTGGCGATCGGTCTGACCGAATCGGCGCTCAATCCGAATGCGCTGTCGCCGAAGAACGCAATGGGCGTCATGCAGCTCATCCCGGAAACGGCCGAGCGCTTCAACGTCACGCGGCCCTACGATCCCGAGCAGAACATCCGTGGTGGCCTGACCTACCTGCGCTGGCTGCTGGCCTATTTCGAAGGGGAGGTGGCGCTGGTCGCGGCGGGATACAACGCGGGGGAAGGGGCGGTCGATCGGTTCCGCGGCGTGCCGCCTTACCGCGAGACCCGCGCCTACGTCGATCGCATCCTTCGTCATGTCGGCCAGGACCGGCATCCCTACGACCGCAGCGTGGTGGCTCCTAGCCCGATGTTGCGCACCTTGCGGCTGGCGAGCCAGGAGGATCACGAGACATGA
- a CDS encoding nucleotide sugar dehydrogenase, giving the protein MTTIAVIGLGYVGLPLAVEFGKKYKTVGFDLSAEKVAAYRDCYDPTGEVSSEDLRAATQLSCHTDPSVIAEADFIVVAVPTPVDDAHQPDFTPLVKSSETVGRHIKRGAIVVFESTVYPGATEEVCIPIIERESGLKWKEGFFVGYSPERINPGDKERTVTRIVKVVSGDTPETLEVVKRIYGAVITAGVYPASSIKVAEAAKVIENTQRDLNIALMNELAVIFHKIGIDTLEVLKAAGTKWNFLPFRPGLVGGHCIGVDPYYLTHKADMLGYHPQVILAGRRINDSMGKYVAEQTVKQMIAAGSSIKGADVLVLGLTFKEDCPDLRNSKVIDVIRELQSYGCKVHVHDPVASPAEAVHEYGVDLTPWEALPKVQAIVAAVAHHQYLSMPVPKLLEKLSSGGVFADVKSSYDPAALSAAGAVVWRL; this is encoded by the coding sequence ATGACCACGATCGCCGTCATCGGGCTGGGCTACGTCGGCCTGCCGCTTGCCGTGGAGTTCGGCAAGAAGTACAAGACGGTCGGCTTCGACCTCTCTGCGGAGAAGGTGGCCGCGTACCGCGATTGCTATGACCCCACCGGCGAAGTCTCGTCCGAGGATCTGCGTGCCGCGACCCAGCTGAGCTGCCATACCGATCCGTCGGTGATCGCCGAGGCGGATTTCATCGTCGTTGCCGTGCCGACCCCGGTGGATGACGCGCACCAGCCCGACTTCACGCCGCTGGTGAAATCATCCGAAACCGTCGGCCGCCACATCAAGCGCGGCGCCATCGTCGTCTTTGAATCCACCGTCTATCCGGGCGCGACCGAAGAGGTCTGCATCCCGATCATCGAGCGCGAGTCGGGCCTGAAATGGAAGGAGGGCTTCTTCGTCGGCTACTCGCCCGAACGCATCAACCCGGGCGACAAGGAGCGCACCGTCACCCGCATCGTCAAGGTCGTGTCGGGCGATACCCCCGAGACGCTCGAGGTCGTGAAGCGCATCTACGGTGCCGTGATCACGGCCGGGGTCTATCCGGCAAGTTCCATCAAGGTGGCCGAGGCCGCAAAGGTGATCGAGAACACCCAGCGCGACCTCAACATCGCGCTGATGAACGAGCTCGCCGTGATCTTCCACAAGATCGGAATCGACACGCTGGAAGTGCTCAAGGCCGCCGGCACGAAATGGAACTTCCTGCCGTTCCGCCCCGGCCTGGTGGGCGGGCACTGCATCGGCGTCGATCCGTACTACCTCACGCACAAGGCCGACATGCTGGGCTACCACCCGCAGGTCATCCTCGCCGGCCGCCGCATCAACGACAGCATGGGCAAGTACGTCGCCGAGCAGACGGTCAAGCAGATGATTGCCGCCGGTTCCAGCATCAAGGGCGCGGACGTGCTGGTGCTGGGCCTGACCTTCAAGGAAGACTGCCCGGATCTGCGCAACAGCAAGGTCATCGACGTCATTCGCGAGCTGCAGAGCTATGGCTGCAAGGTCCACGTGCATGATCCCGTCGCTTCGCCGGCGGAAGCGGTGCATGAGTACGGCGTCGATCTCACGCCCTGGGAAGCCTTGCCGAAGGTACAGGCGATCGTCGCGGCGGTCGCCCATCATCAGTACCTCTCCATGCCGGTGCCGAAACTGCTCGAGAAACTTTCGAGCGGTGGCGTGTTTGCGGACGTAAAATCGTCGTACGACCCGGCCGCCTTGTCCGCAGCGGGGGCGGTCGTCTGGCGCCTCTGA
- the prsT gene encoding XrtA/PEP-CTERM system TPR-repeat protein PrsT, whose amino-acid sequence MSSNTKDMSSQHWSRRKSGLAATLLSALLLSGCGESPEQMLDSAKGYLAKDDLNAASIQLKNALQENANLAEARFLLGKVNLEQGDVPGAAKELQRALDLGYPRERVIPLLARARVRAAEFDRVLADFAAERLSDPVGQASLLGAIGDAHMGKANVAEARKAFEAALALHADDEASAIGLVRAQLFSGEAAKAEETARKLVAGKPQFADAQAALAEVLQFQGKPDESVKALEEALRLRPDAIAYHYALVSQLFQLERQDDAIARFEAMKKVAPGHPSTRYLQAFIDLRANRLTEARDGVMQVLKQTPDYLPAQLLAGTVLLRLNDQAQARSYLNAVLSRAPGQTLARSLLILSHLSSGEGARAQELLQPLLDRPINDPRLLGLAGQVFLANGDAERAEEFLQRAAKAAPEDPRARLRLGVARLLGGDAQGAFADFSSASAMDQEAIQADLALVAAHLRRGDADKALAAQAQLEAKQPNNPLVHNLRGGVMLAKQDLVAARAAFDKALAINPDYLAAVLNLARIDLAEKKPQDALARVRALADRNDKNAEARLALAELQSATGASPADVLATLERAEAAAPGTLAPALAIVQHHLRNRDFPKALATAQRAGAAYPNDVRAVEMLARAQMASGDTQQAISSLNKLAGLRPQSTVPLLMLADVHRGAKDNAAAEQVLRKALGVRPDALDVQQRLAGLLLEKGDRDGALKIARDVQKQHAQAPAGHILEAEIQINANRLGEAVTAYRRALERKAGGDVAVRLHTTLLRAERKAEADKLVADWLRQQPKDLSMRGYVAERALAERRYADAVAMFRAMDEISPRNPLVLNNLAWASSQTKDPKALSYAELAHELAPENPAILDTLGMIQIDRGQTEKGLANLQKAVSLAPDLLPLRLNLARSYAGAGRKDDARRELDAVLAKAQAGTPLHKDATDLLGTL is encoded by the coding sequence GTGAGCAGCAACACCAAGGACATGTCGTCGCAGCACTGGAGTCGTCGCAAGAGTGGGCTCGCCGCGACCCTGCTGTCCGCGCTGCTTCTGTCGGGCTGCGGTGAGAGCCCCGAGCAGATGCTCGACTCGGCGAAGGGATATCTGGCGAAGGACGATCTGAACGCGGCCAGCATCCAGCTCAAGAACGCCCTTCAGGAGAACGCGAACCTGGCCGAGGCCCGGTTCCTGCTCGGCAAGGTCAACCTCGAGCAGGGGGACGTTCCGGGGGCGGCCAAGGAACTGCAGCGTGCGCTCGATCTCGGCTATCCGCGCGAGCGGGTCATCCCGCTGCTAGCGCGTGCGCGCGTGCGCGCGGCGGAGTTCGATCGTGTGCTGGCGGATTTCGCTGCCGAGCGCCTTTCGGACCCCGTGGGCCAGGCCAGCCTGCTGGGCGCCATCGGCGATGCGCACATGGGCAAGGCCAACGTCGCCGAAGCGCGCAAGGCGTTCGAAGCCGCGCTGGCCTTGCATGCCGACGACGAGGCCTCAGCGATTGGTCTGGTGCGGGCCCAGCTGTTCAGCGGAGAGGCCGCGAAGGCGGAGGAGACTGCACGGAAGCTGGTTGCCGGAAAACCGCAGTTCGCCGATGCCCAGGCGGCGCTGGCGGAGGTACTGCAGTTCCAGGGCAAGCCCGATGAAAGCGTGAAGGCGCTCGAGGAAGCGCTTCGTCTCCGCCCCGATGCCATCGCTTACCACTATGCCCTGGTGTCGCAGTTGTTCCAGCTCGAGCGTCAGGACGACGCCATTGCCCGTTTCGAGGCAATGAAGAAGGTTGCGCCCGGGCATCCTTCGACCCGTTACCTCCAGGCCTTCATCGACCTGCGTGCTAATCGGCTGACCGAAGCGCGTGACGGCGTGATGCAGGTGCTCAAGCAGACGCCGGACTACCTTCCCGCCCAGTTGCTGGCGGGCACGGTGTTGCTGCGCCTCAATGACCAGGCGCAGGCCCGCAGCTACCTCAATGCGGTCCTCAGCCGGGCGCCGGGGCAGACCCTTGCCCGCAGCCTGCTGATCCTGTCCCACCTGTCCTCGGGCGAGGGGGCGCGCGCGCAGGAACTGCTGCAGCCACTTCTGGACCGACCCATCAACGATCCGCGCCTGCTCGGGCTCGCCGGCCAGGTCTTTCTGGCCAACGGCGATGCTGAACGCGCAGAGGAATTCCTGCAGCGCGCGGCCAAGGCCGCGCCGGAAGACCCGCGCGCACGCCTGCGGCTGGGCGTTGCGCGTCTGCTCGGCGGTGATGCGCAAGGCGCCTTCGCCGACTTCTCGAGCGCCTCGGCGATGGATCAGGAGGCCATCCAGGCTGATCTGGCGCTGGTGGCGGCGCATCTGCGCCGCGGGGATGCGGACAAGGCGCTGGCGGCGCAGGCTCAGCTGGAGGCGAAGCAACCGAACAACCCGTTGGTGCACAACCTGCGCGGCGGGGTCATGCTCGCAAAGCAGGATCTGGTTGCAGCCCGCGCGGCGTTCGACAAGGCGCTGGCGATCAACCCCGACTACCTGGCCGCCGTGCTCAACCTCGCCCGCATCGATCTGGCCGAGAAGAAGCCGCAGGATGCGCTTGCGCGGGTGCGGGCCTTGGCCGATCGCAACGACAAGAATGCCGAAGCGCGTCTGGCGCTGGCGGAGTTGCAGTCTGCCACCGGGGCATCACCGGCAGACGTGCTGGCGACGCTCGAGCGCGCAGAGGCGGCCGCGCCCGGCACCCTGGCGCCGGCGCTGGCGATCGTCCAGCATCATCTGCGCAACCGCGATTTCCCGAAGGCGCTCGCCACCGCGCAGCGGGCGGGCGCGGCGTACCCGAATGACGTGCGCGCCGTCGAGATGCTGGCGCGCGCGCAGATGGCCAGCGGCGATACCCAGCAGGCCATCTCCTCGCTGAACAAGCTCGCCGGGCTGCGCCCGCAGTCGACGGTTCCGCTGCTGATGCTGGCCGACGTGCATCGTGGCGCCAAGGACAATGCCGCTGCCGAGCAGGTGTTGCGCAAGGCGCTGGGCGTCCGCCCCGATGCCCTCGACGTCCAGCAACGCCTTGCCGGGCTGCTGCTCGAGAAGGGCGATCGCGACGGTGCGCTGAAGATCGCGCGCGACGTGCAGAAGCAGCATGCGCAAGCTCCGGCCGGCCACATCCTCGAAGCCGAGATCCAGATCAACGCCAACCGCTTGGGCGAAGCCGTGACGGCCTATCGTCGCGCGCTCGAACGCAAGGCCGGAGGCGACGTGGCGGTCCGGCTGCATACCACCTTGTTGCGCGCCGAACGCAAGGCCGAAGCCGACAAGCTCGTCGCGGACTGGCTGCGCCAGCAGCCCAAGGATCTCTCGATGCGCGGTTATGTCGCCGAGCGTGCGCTGGCCGAGCGTCGCTACGCGGACGCCGTCGCCATGTTCCGCGCGATGGACGAGATCTCGCCGCGCAACCCGCTGGTACTGAACAACCTGGCCTGGGCGTCGAGCCAGACGAAGGATCCGAAGGCGCTCTCGTATGCCGAGCTGGCACACGAGCTGGCTCCGGAGAATCCTGCGATCCTCGATACCCTGGGCATGATCCAGATCGACCGCGGACAGACCGAGAAGGGCCTGGCCAACCTGCAGAAGGCCGTGTCGCTCGCGCCGGACCTGCTGCCGCTGCGGCTCAACCTGGCGAGATCCTATGCCGGGGCGGGGCGCAAGGATGACGCGCGTCGGGAGCTCGACGCCGTGCTGGCGAAGGCGCAGGCCGGTACGCCGCTGCACAAGGACGCGACCGATCTGCTCGGCACCCTCTGA
- the prsR gene encoding PEP-CTERM-box response regulator transcription factor yields the protein MPDKQRTLLIVEDDPALQKQMRWAFDSCETVVADDRESAIAQLRRHEPAVVTMDLGLPPAPDDVTEGFALLREMLALAPDTKVIVLTGQHDRENAVKAVGLGAYDFFAKPFEPELLALTIERAFRMHDLQAENVRLAALSASPLSGLLTRDPGMLKIGRTIEKVAGASVTVALLGESGTGKEVLARGLHALSQRANERFVAINCAAIPDTLLESELFGYEKGAFTGAVKQTLGKIETAHKGTLFLDEIGDLPMPLQAKLLRFLQERVIERIGGREEIPVDVRIVCATHRDLKDQIRAGLFREDLYYRLAEIVVDIPPLRDREGDAALLAHAFVQRFARENARGSMTLTDDALAAIEAHPWPGNVRELENCLKRAVIMADGNRITADELGLQAVEEDLERLNLRQVRDEAERRAVLRVLARTNNNIARAAEILGVSRPSLYDLMNRFGLKKENGS from the coding sequence ATGCCGGATAAGCAGCGAACGCTATTGATCGTGGAGGACGATCCCGCGTTGCAGAAGCAGATGCGGTGGGCATTCGATTCCTGCGAGACGGTTGTTGCCGACGATCGCGAAAGCGCGATTGCGCAACTGCGTCGCCACGAGCCTGCGGTTGTGACCATGGACCTGGGGTTGCCGCCAGCGCCCGACGATGTCACCGAGGGCTTCGCGCTGTTGCGCGAGATGCTCGCGCTGGCTCCGGATACCAAGGTCATCGTGCTCACCGGTCAGCACGACCGCGAGAACGCGGTGAAGGCCGTGGGACTGGGCGCATATGACTTCTTCGCCAAGCCCTTCGAGCCTGAACTGCTCGCGTTGACCATCGAGCGCGCCTTTCGCATGCATGACCTGCAGGCCGAGAATGTGCGCTTGGCCGCGCTCAGCGCGAGCCCGCTGTCCGGCTTGCTGACCCGGGACCCGGGGATGCTGAAGATCGGCCGCACCATCGAGAAGGTCGCGGGCGCCTCGGTGACGGTTGCGCTGCTGGGCGAGAGTGGCACGGGCAAGGAAGTGCTGGCGCGTGGCCTGCATGCGCTGTCGCAGCGCGCGAATGAACGTTTCGTCGCGATCAACTGCGCGGCGATCCCCGATACCTTGCTCGAGAGCGAGCTGTTCGGTTACGAGAAGGGCGCGTTCACCGGCGCCGTCAAGCAGACCCTGGGCAAGATCGAGACGGCGCACAAGGGCACCTTGTTCCTCGACGAAATCGGCGACCTGCCGATGCCGCTGCAGGCGAAGCTGCTGCGTTTCCTGCAGGAGCGGGTGATCGAGCGCATCGGCGGTCGCGAGGAAATTCCAGTCGATGTACGCATCGTGTGCGCGACCCATCGTGACCTCAAGGATCAGATCAGGGCCGGCTTGTTCCGCGAGGACCTCTACTACCGCCTGGCGGAGATCGTCGTCGATATCCCGCCACTGCGTGATCGCGAAGGCGACGCGGCACTGCTTGCACATGCCTTCGTGCAGCGCTTCGCCCGTGAGAACGCGCGTGGCAGCATGACACTGACCGATGACGCGCTCGCTGCCATCGAGGCGCACCCGTGGCCCGGTAACGTGCGCGAACTCGAGAACTGCCTGAAGCGGGCGGTGATCATGGCCGACGGCAACCGCATTACCGCCGACGAGCTTGGCCTTCAGGCCGTGGAGGAGGATCTGGAGCGTCTGAATCTGCGGCAGGTGCGCGACGAGGCGGAGCGCAGGGCCGTCCTGCGCGTGCTGGCGCGCACCAACAACAACATTGCGCGTGCCGCCGAGATCCTCGGCGTGAGTCGCCCGTCCCTGTATGACTTGATGAATCGCTTTGGCCTGAAGAAGGAGAACGGATCGTGA